The following proteins come from a genomic window of Aequorivita marisscotiae:
- a CDS encoding class I SAM-dependent methyltransferase yields the protein MSFTNELADYNNKKSLANRFRDRRFRFFENQLKKIAPKKGAVLTILDVGGTESFWVNRGYHKNPDIHITLLNLTKAETQHDNMESVVGNACDLSEYSDNTFDLVFSNSVIEHLYSYENQELMAKEVQRVGENYYIQTPNKYFFIEPHYLLPYFQFLPRKTKLFVLSKTRLSRGNKLSMEKAKDKVAEIQLLSLKDMNHLFPRAKIFKEKFLGMNKSLTAYLINEK from the coding sequence ATGTCTTTTACAAACGAGCTTGCAGACTACAATAATAAAAAATCTTTGGCCAATAGATTCAGAGATAGACGATTTCGATTTTTTGAGAATCAGTTAAAAAAAATAGCGCCTAAAAAAGGAGCCGTTTTAACAATTTTAGATGTGGGGGGCACGGAATCTTTTTGGGTTAACAGAGGTTATCATAAAAACCCAGATATACATATTACGCTTTTGAATTTAACAAAAGCTGAAACCCAACACGATAACATGGAATCTGTTGTAGGTAATGCTTGCGATCTCTCTGAATATAGCGATAACACCTTCGACCTCGTTTTTTCAAACTCAGTAATAGAGCATTTATATAGTTATGAAAATCAAGAGTTAATGGCAAAAGAAGTTCAACGCGTTGGCGAAAATTACTATATACAAACCCCAAATAAATATTTTTTCATAGAACCGCATTATTTATTACCGTACTTTCAGTTTCTTCCGCGGAAAACAAAATTGTTTGTCTTGAGCAAAACCAGACTTTCCAGAGGAAATAAATTGTCTATGGAAAAAGCTAAGGACAAGGTTGCAGAAATTCAATTGTTATCCTTAAAGGACATGAATCATCTTTTCCCAAGGGCAAAAATATTTAAAGAAAAGTTTTTGGGGATGAATAAATCGCTGACGGCTTATTTGATAAATGAAAAATAA
- a CDS encoding heparinase II/III domain-containing protein: protein MKRNYFIILTPLILLIACNSNSTDSNKIEKLKDTAINITPDSTHYALSLYDISKELRFDEIPRTVPYDSIKNKRYADLIMKDSIVVMHSFKPFYIPIDQITWSENPEKNNTWQNYYEALFFVSILNHAYHDYGKETYHEKAKKYIFNYIDKHPSLEEKTSEYTWYDHAVAFRTLHLLQTVANELDESDPDTNFIHKAFSHISLNVTFMMDPKNYKSNNHSLMMDRTLLYLAKITKSDPPFYKKIYYPTVTRTEENIDKIIDPTGLAREHSTTYHIFNHNLNKSILKFIEKDDINPAFQLKMLRKNDVLLQLVKPDLTFPLWGDSQMEILNAKLADDFGNDQRVLDLLTVKKLPSMVNFDNNIATLRSQKADNGYVALFANFYSRVHKHNDDLSFIFQTLGVDILTDQGYFGYEKEHRQFLISVFAHNSIAVNNEDYWPGKKGQYSKLTGYSKSDDVEIVSGEHNMYDSITVKRKLYFIKPNVIVLQDWAETDYPNLVKNISQQFNFGEKATDAKVSENSAIITFPKNMTATVTSFINNDKITLEESYRSRIQYSKVPIYQIKVQKASNKLITVIEVQSPAYKNPVSNISIQEGEIKYIKDSQKHTLPL, encoded by the coding sequence ATGAAAAGGAACTACTTCATTATTTTAACACCATTAATATTACTTATTGCATGTAATAGCAATAGTACTGATAGCAACAAAATCGAAAAATTAAAGGATACCGCTATAAACATTACGCCAGATAGCACACATTATGCCTTGAGTTTATATGATATCTCAAAAGAATTACGATTTGACGAAATTCCGAGAACGGTTCCTTACGATTCCATAAAAAACAAACGCTATGCAGATCTCATAATGAAAGACTCCATTGTGGTAATGCACTCTTTTAAGCCATTTTATATTCCAATCGATCAAATAACGTGGTCTGAAAATCCAGAAAAGAACAATACTTGGCAAAATTATTACGAAGCTCTCTTTTTTGTATCTATACTTAATCATGCATATCACGATTATGGGAAAGAAACGTATCACGAAAAAGCTAAAAAATATATTTTCAACTATATTGATAAACACCCATCATTAGAAGAAAAAACTTCAGAATATACTTGGTATGACCATGCAGTAGCTTTTAGAACCTTGCACTTGCTACAAACTGTTGCAAATGAATTGGATGAAAGCGACCCGGATACCAATTTCATACATAAAGCGTTCAGCCATATTTCATTGAACGTTACTTTTATGATGGATCCAAAAAACTACAAATCGAATAATCATTCATTAATGATGGATCGCACTTTGCTCTACTTAGCAAAGATTACAAAATCCGACCCTCCATTTTACAAAAAAATCTATTATCCAACAGTAACCCGCACAGAGGAAAACATTGATAAGATAATAGATCCCACTGGGCTTGCCAGGGAGCATTCTACAACGTACCATATATTCAATCACAACCTGAATAAAAGCATATTGAAATTCATTGAGAAAGATGATATAAACCCCGCATTTCAGCTGAAGATGTTGCGAAAAAATGATGTGCTCTTACAATTGGTAAAACCAGACCTTACTTTTCCGCTATGGGGCGATAGTCAAATGGAAATCCTGAATGCTAAGCTTGCCGATGATTTTGGGAATGACCAGCGTGTTTTGGATTTATTAACAGTCAAAAAACTACCTTCCATGGTAAACTTTGATAATAATATTGCAACATTAAGAAGCCAAAAAGCCGATAACGGCTATGTAGCTTTATTTGCAAATTTTTACTCTCGTGTACATAAACACAATGATGACTTATCCTTTATTTTTCAAACATTGGGTGTTGATATTCTTACAGACCAAGGCTATTTTGGGTATGAAAAAGAACACAGACAATTTCTAATTTCAGTATTTGCACATAATTCCATTGCGGTAAATAATGAAGATTATTGGCCAGGAAAGAAAGGTCAATATTCTAAGCTTACTGGATATTCAAAAAGTGATGATGTTGAAATTGTTTCTGGTGAACATAACATGTATGATTCCATAACCGTAAAACGCAAATTGTACTTTATAAAACCGAATGTAATAGTACTGCAAGATTGGGCTGAGACAGATTATCCAAATCTTGTTAAAAACATTAGCCAGCAATTCAACTTTGGAGAAAAAGCCACAGATGCGAAAGTTTCAGAAAACAGTGCTATTATCACTTTTCCAAAAAATATGACCGCAACTGTAACGTCATTCATAAATAATGATAAAATCACTTTAGAGGAATCCTATAGGTCTAGAATTCAATATTCCAAAGTTCCCATATATCAAATTAAGGTTCAAAAAGCGAGCAATAAATTAATTACCGTAATTGAGGTTCAGTCTCCAGCTTACAAAAACCCTGTATCAAACATCAGTATTCAAGAGGGGGAAATTAAGTATATAAAAGATAGTCAAAAACACACATTGCCCTTATAA
- a CDS encoding T9SS type A sorting domain-containing protein — protein MKYLFTFIIFLIPFLILNAQTTYVPDNNFEQVLIDLGLDDVLDDYVLTSNISGVTLLDISNKNILDPTGLEEFSSLTHINIDGNPVGSIPFHPNVNLTDLICQYTQLTDLDLSPHTNLRTLFCAGNNLTSLDLSQNPDLLDLICGQNQLSEIIFNPQINLYEFNCTNNNLTSLDMSQHVSLRYLGCSLNQLTELDLSNNINLLQVRAHTNPPLEMVDIRNDNNNQIKQFLLYNNPNLPYIYVDDCVYSTTNWTDIDPTTIFVEMEGQTECEMIGVEDNIAVSFNLYPNPAKNSINIQATEAPELVQIYSIQGILVKETSELNIDVSNLAPGLYFIKVYSRGNSITKKFMKN, from the coding sequence ATGAAATATCTTTTTACATTTATTATTTTCTTAATTCCTTTTTTAATATTAAACGCACAAACTACTTATGTGCCCGATAATAATTTTGAACAGGTATTAATAGATTTAGGGTTAGATGATGTTTTGGACGATTACGTTTTAACCAGTAATATTTCTGGAGTTACGCTTTTAGATATTAGTAATAAAAACATTTTAGATCCAACAGGGCTTGAGGAGTTTAGTAGTTTAACCCATATTAATATAGACGGTAATCCTGTAGGTAGTATTCCATTTCACCCCAATGTTAACCTTACAGACCTAATATGTCAATATACGCAGCTTACAGATTTAGACCTAAGTCCTCATACAAATTTAAGAACATTGTTTTGTGCTGGAAATAATCTCACATCTCTCGACCTAAGTCAAAACCCGGATTTATTAGATCTAATCTGTGGCCAAAATCAACTTTCAGAGATAATATTTAACCCTCAAATAAATCTCTACGAATTTAATTGTACTAATAATAATCTTACATCACTAGATATGAGCCAACATGTTAGTTTAAGATATTTGGGGTGTTCATTAAATCAGCTCACAGAATTAGATCTTTCAAATAATATAAACCTTCTGCAGGTTCGTGCTCATACCAATCCACCTTTGGAAATGGTAGATATTCGTAACGATAATAACAATCAAATCAAACAATTTCTACTATATAACAATCCTAACCTTCCATACATTTATGTTGACGATTGTGTATATAGCACCACAAACTGGACAGACATTGACCCAACTACTATTTTTGTTGAAATGGAAGGTCAAACAGAATGTGAAATGATAGGGGTGGAAGATAATATTGCTGTTTCTTTTAATTTATACCCAAATCCAGCAAAAAATAGTATTAACATCCAAGCAACAGAGGCGCCAGAACTTGTTCAGATATATTCAATTCAAGGCATATTAGTTAAAGAAACGTCTGAACTAAACATTGACGTATCAAATTTAGCTCCGGGTTTATATTTTATCAAGGTTTATTCACGGGGCAATTCCATTACAAAAAAGTTTATGAAGAATTAA
- a CDS encoding MGH1-like glycoside hydrolase domain-containing protein yields MKRIVGVARLIVLSVGFAVIIGSCEDNKSETTNLISKKSHDLSLPQWGPYTKKYVGISHIPNTEEGLRFDLAVFPSFYNKAIAPPNVLKTSNFHPWEASPNLDYFSYRHDLEWKDKVYTDIAYAEINPDARAIKMTCINNTDSIQNLSMHLVASMHFPPLAPHKPEIPLIYGIVNLPENGVWVDALDYETFTFKNPWIKDQLVPDGMLRGEIRENGLVNGSGIGNGFGKSAGDLVTYKFAIPTNIKDAVIAIRYKIEKEENAKLRLSGFVNTDVRLPASTTLNLVQTPIGDIQKGEFQLTVESTSKTAVNIDGYAIVPKKDLGSIEFKPVTWNSEPEIIEGPTPTSIILKYANTDTYYGISWDYADFKIAEWFAKDLPKDFNEQLNATEDTKFYGDKEGHFTDAAIQEIKIDPNSSKTINALICSGTLATVKTRLKNVKDLDYKDIFTKAKKKLHTYNTVPAGEKYLFSQKRMAATTITNVVYPIYTQHQYIRHHAPGRKWDCLYTWDSGFIGIGLSQLDIKRGTENLNAYLTGPEEQSAFIHHGTPLPVQIYLFQELWNKTQSDEFLKMEYPRLKRYYDFLIGNTSTSSTRNLDSGLIRTWDYFYNSGGWDDYPPQKYMHEQKMAKITAPVVSSAHMIRVAKILKMAAEALNISDDVVGYNKDIESLSAALNEYSWDEESGYYGYVLHSNSGKPEEILMYNDTINYNMGLGGVSPLIAGIGNEVQIQKTLSHLKTKGELWSDVGLSTVDQSAPYFNKTGYWNGRVWMPHQWFYWKAMLDLGEADFAHKIATTALEVWKRETEKTYNSYESFSIETKGGKGWYQFSGLSAPVLSWFNAYYQIGNLTTGYDVWVEKEKFNKDNSQLEATLKIMDHADKPFSLIACLNPAYSYDVYWNDKKVSHKEFNKGTLSITITGDADTGELRIEKVKT; encoded by the coding sequence ATGAAAAGAATAGTAGGAGTAGCAAGATTGATCGTTTTAAGCGTTGGGTTTGCTGTAATAATTGGTTCTTGTGAAGATAATAAAAGTGAAACTACTAACTTGATTAGCAAAAAATCCCACGATTTAAGCCTTCCGCAGTGGGGGCCATACACTAAAAAATACGTCGGAATTTCTCATATTCCAAATACTGAAGAAGGACTTCGTTTTGATTTGGCTGTTTTTCCATCGTTTTACAACAAAGCAATTGCTCCTCCCAATGTTTTAAAAACATCAAATTTTCACCCGTGGGAAGCCTCGCCAAACCTCGATTATTTTTCGTACCGTCACGATTTGGAATGGAAAGACAAAGTATATACAGATATAGCTTATGCTGAAATTAACCCGGATGCACGAGCCATAAAAATGACCTGTATTAATAACACAGATTCCATTCAAAACCTTTCAATGCATTTAGTAGCCTCAATGCACTTTCCGCCTTTGGCACCGCATAAACCAGAAATACCATTGATTTATGGAATTGTAAACTTGCCTGAAAACGGAGTTTGGGTTGATGCCTTGGATTATGAAACTTTCACATTTAAAAATCCTTGGATAAAAGACCAACTAGTTCCCGATGGAATGCTACGCGGAGAAATTCGAGAAAACGGCCTTGTAAATGGAAGCGGCATAGGGAACGGATTTGGTAAAAGCGCTGGCGATTTGGTTACCTACAAATTTGCAATTCCAACGAACATAAAAGATGCAGTAATAGCCATTAGATATAAAATCGAAAAGGAGGAAAATGCAAAATTGCGATTGAGCGGTTTTGTAAATACTGATGTACGCCTACCTGCTTCGACTACCCTTAACTTGGTTCAAACACCTATTGGAGATATACAAAAGGGCGAATTTCAACTTACGGTGGAATCTACCTCCAAAACCGCCGTTAATATTGACGGATATGCTATTGTGCCAAAAAAGGATTTAGGTTCAATTGAATTTAAACCGGTTACTTGGAATAGTGAACCAGAAATAATTGAAGGTCCCACGCCAACCTCAATAATTCTGAAATACGCGAATACGGATACCTATTACGGAATTTCTTGGGATTATGCGGATTTTAAAATTGCCGAATGGTTCGCGAAAGATTTGCCTAAGGATTTCAACGAACAACTAAACGCAACAGAAGATACTAAATTTTACGGCGATAAAGAAGGGCATTTTACGGATGCAGCAATTCAAGAGATAAAAATTGATCCTAATTCCTCAAAAACCATTAACGCTTTAATTTGTTCGGGTACATTGGCAACAGTTAAAACCCGATTAAAAAATGTAAAAGACCTAGATTATAAAGATATTTTTACGAAAGCTAAAAAAAAGTTGCACACCTACAATACAGTTCCTGCTGGTGAAAAATATCTATTCAGTCAAAAAAGAATGGCAGCCACCACTATAACAAATGTGGTTTACCCCATCTACACACAACATCAATACATTAGGCATCACGCACCGGGACGAAAGTGGGACTGTTTATACACTTGGGATTCAGGGTTTATTGGCATTGGTCTTAGCCAATTGGATATTAAGCGCGGCACCGAAAACCTCAATGCCTATTTAACAGGACCCGAAGAACAATCGGCATTTATCCATCACGGTACGCCGTTGCCAGTACAGATTTATTTATTTCAGGAGCTGTGGAACAAAACACAGTCTGATGAATTTTTAAAAATGGAATACCCCAGATTAAAACGGTATTACGATTTTTTGATAGGAAACACGAGCACTTCTTCTACCAGAAATCTAGATTCAGGGCTTATTCGCACTTGGGATTACTTTTACAATTCGGGTGGCTGGGACGATTATCCACCTCAAAAATATATGCACGAGCAGAAAATGGCGAAGATTACGGCTCCAGTAGTAAGCTCGGCTCATATGATTCGAGTTGCAAAAATCCTAAAGATGGCTGCTGAGGCGTTAAACATTTCGGACGACGTTGTTGGATACAATAAAGACATTGAGAGCCTCTCTGCAGCTTTAAATGAATATTCTTGGGATGAAGAAAGCGGATACTATGGCTATGTCCTGCATTCAAATTCTGGAAAGCCTGAAGAAATTTTAATGTACAACGATACCATTAACTATAATATGGGCTTGGGCGGTGTTTCGCCCTTAATAGCGGGAATTGGAAATGAAGTGCAAATACAGAAAACCCTTTCACATCTTAAAACGAAAGGCGAATTATGGTCTGATGTGGGTTTATCTACAGTAGATCAATCTGCTCCATATTTTAACAAGACGGGTTATTGGAATGGCCGTGTATGGATGCCGCACCAATGGTTTTATTGGAAAGCAATGCTAGATCTTGGGGAAGCGGATTTTGCGCACAAAATTGCCACAACAGCGCTAGAGGTTTGGAAGCGAGAAACAGAAAAAACCTATAACTCCTATGAAAGTTTTTCTATTGAAACCAAAGGCGGAAAAGGCTGGTATCAATTTAGTGGATTATCTGCACCGGTATTATCGTGGTTTAATGCCTATTACCAGATAGGAAATCTTACTACGGGCTATGATGTTTGGGTTGAAAAGGAAAAATTTAATAAAGATAATTCACAGCTAGAAGCCACCTTAAAAATTATGGATCACGCTGATAAACCTTTTTCACTTATAGCCTGTCTTAACCCAGCATATTCCTATGATGTTTATTGGAATGATAAAAAGGTTTCGCACAAAGAATTTAATAAAGGAACTTTGAGTATTACTATTACGGGAGATGCTGATACCGGGGAATTGCGCATTGAAAAAGTTAAAACATAA
- a CDS encoding MOP flippase family protein yields MDPIRGSVIKGVKWTTLGTIGVAICSLLRLSILARFLDKSDFGLMALTLFILGIINLFMDMGLTSAIFHKQNISKNEYSSLYWINLIFGILVFGIIFFVSPYIASFYNEPLLAELIIIMALAVLAAALGGQFKTIEHKNLNFRIIALVELTSAIISLGIAVILAIYQYGIYALIFSALFQYAVPNLFFWLRGLFLNPVRFHFKLSEALPFLKIGIYEVGSQFVNYFNRDLDIIVIGKLFSTELLGGYSLAKQLVFKPAQIINPIITKIANPLLAKFQTDIHVLKRNYLKLINIISSLNFFVYLGIIIFAPIIVTILYGSKYESIVALVRILSLYMYLRSLGNPIGSLVIATGRTNLSFYWNLFSMAIMAIFVFLGSLVSIQAVAWAVTLGFLFLFVPNWWFLVRRMTGASLTEFTKAIVPKLYFDEIKRTISKKYNG; encoded by the coding sequence ATGGATCCAATAAGAGGGAGCGTAATAAAAGGCGTAAAATGGACTACTCTGGGTACCATAGGAGTTGCTATATGCTCCCTTTTGAGATTATCAATTTTGGCCCGCTTTCTCGATAAATCAGATTTTGGGCTTATGGCTCTAACACTGTTTATTTTGGGAATCATAAATCTTTTTATGGACATGGGCTTAACTTCGGCCATATTTCATAAACAGAATATTTCAAAAAACGAATACTCGAGCCTTTACTGGATTAATTTAATTTTTGGGATATTGGTCTTTGGCATTATTTTTTTCGTATCGCCTTATATTGCTTCATTTTACAATGAACCACTGTTGGCCGAGCTTATAATTATAATGGCTCTGGCTGTTTTGGCAGCTGCGCTTGGAGGCCAATTTAAAACCATAGAACATAAAAATTTAAACTTTCGAATTATTGCATTAGTAGAATTAACAAGTGCTATTATTTCTTTGGGAATAGCCGTTATTCTTGCAATTTACCAATACGGCATATATGCCTTAATATTCTCTGCACTTTTTCAATATGCGGTACCAAATTTATTTTTTTGGCTGCGAGGTCTATTTTTAAATCCGGTACGTTTTCACTTTAAATTAAGTGAAGCCTTGCCCTTTTTAAAGATTGGTATTTATGAAGTGGGAAGCCAATTTGTAAATTACTTTAATCGCGATTTGGATATAATTGTTATCGGGAAACTATTTAGTACCGAGTTATTAGGGGGCTACAGCCTTGCAAAACAACTGGTTTTTAAACCTGCACAAATTATTAACCCCATTATTACAAAAATTGCGAATCCGTTGTTGGCAAAATTCCAAACAGACATTCATGTGCTCAAAAGGAATTATTTAAAGCTTATAAATATCATCTCTTCGCTAAACTTCTTTGTGTATTTGGGCATTATAATTTTTGCGCCAATAATCGTTACCATATTGTACGGCTCTAAATATGAAAGCATAGTAGCACTGGTTCGCATCCTTTCGTTGTACATGTACCTTCGCAGTTTGGGCAATCCAATTGGCAGCCTTGTAATAGCAACGGGACGCACAAATCTATCGTTTTATTGGAATTTGTTTTCCATGGCAATAATGGCAATATTTGTTTTCTTAGGAAGCCTGGTTTCCATTCAAGCTGTTGCCTGGGCTGTAACCTTGGGATTTTTATTTCTATTTGTACCTAATTGGTGGTTTTTGGTAAGAAGAATGACTGGTGCAAGTTTAACGGAATTTACAAAAGCCATCGTCCCTAAACTTTATTTTGATGAAATAAAACGAACAATTTCAAAAAAATATAATGGATAA
- a CDS encoding glycosyltransferase, whose protein sequence is MKILFVNPHLKMGGIANSLYNLLIELQKDSQFSIELVCFNPYFGEKFNQITNKVQVYSPFILKCLYINFTVAKTHLPWYQLAAYAIVKPISKILGDITSRKLAMRYLYNHWNRETNYDAAISFSNDIPKNNAEMGTNYFVQTSVTAKQKIAWIHNDLDKLGFTRKYILERYKNFDKIVSVSKSCKADFDRLAPEFSAKSYLVHNFLDPKVLIEKAGNSTPYSKKSDEIIFVTVARVENNQKRIDRILEIAKELKEKNYSFKWYLIGDGPDLEALKTQAKTNALKGYMVFKGFQQNPYPYIKYADCFVLSSAYEAQGMVLSEAIMLNTPVITTDFPAAKEFVIENVNGSIVANNTKALLQGVETLLKNPEKLTVLREQMTSQHTSSATNNSIAEFTGMLNT, encoded by the coding sequence ATGAAAATATTATTTGTAAATCCACACCTTAAAATGGGAGGCATTGCAAATTCATTGTACAATCTCCTTATCGAACTGCAAAAGGATAGTCAGTTCTCTATTGAATTGGTATGCTTTAATCCGTATTTTGGTGAAAAATTCAACCAAATAACCAATAAAGTACAGGTTTACTCTCCTTTTATTCTGAAATGTTTATACATTAATTTCACCGTAGCCAAAACACATCTGCCGTGGTATCAATTGGCAGCCTATGCAATTGTTAAGCCTATTTCAAAGATCTTGGGCGATATCACTTCTCGTAAATTAGCAATGCGGTATCTGTATAATCATTGGAATCGAGAAACTAACTACGACGCAGCAATTTCTTTTTCGAACGATATTCCAAAAAATAATGCCGAGATGGGAACAAACTATTTTGTTCAGACTTCAGTAACGGCCAAACAGAAAATAGCCTGGATCCATAACGACCTCGATAAATTGGGCTTTACAAGAAAATATATTTTAGAACGCTATAAAAATTTTGATAAAATAGTATCGGTATCAAAAAGTTGTAAAGCAGATTTTGATAGACTTGCACCAGAATTTTCAGCCAAATCGTATTTGGTTCATAATTTTCTTGATCCAAAAGTTCTTATTGAAAAGGCTGGCAACAGCACTCCGTATTCAAAAAAAAGTGATGAAATTATTTTTGTAACCGTGGCGCGTGTTGAAAACAACCAAAAACGTATTGATAGAATTTTAGAAATTGCCAAAGAACTCAAAGAAAAAAACTATTCTTTTAAATGGTACCTTATAGGCGATGGCCCCGATTTAGAAGCGTTAAAGACGCAAGCTAAAACAAATGCCTTAAAAGGATATATGGTATTTAAAGGATTTCAGCAAAATCCCTATCCGTATATAAAATATGCAGATTGTTTTGTACTATCTTCTGCCTATGAAGCCCAAGGAATGGTTTTAAGTGAAGCAATTATGCTAAATACTCCAGTTATTACTACAGATTTTCCAGCGGCAAAGGAATTTGTAATAGAAAATGTAAACGGAAGTATTGTTGCCAATAATACAAAAGCATTACTACAAGGGGTAGAAACTTTATTGAAAAACCCGGAAAAGCTAACTGTTCTTAGAGAGCAAATGACAAGCCAGCACACTAGCAGCGCTACAAATAATAGTATCGCTGAGTTTACGGGAATGCTAAATACTTAA
- the wecC gene encoding UDP-N-acetyl-D-mannosamine dehydrogenase: MENKPTVVMMGLGYIGLPTAALIASKKLNVTGVDISQSVVNTINEGKIHIVEPELDGLVHHVVKHGYLKASTAPIIADVYLIAVPTPFKEEHVPDLSYVESAVKNIIPTLEKGALVILESTSPVGTTHKIQEIIFEERPDLKGEIFIAYCPERVLPGNVIYELEQNDRAIGGIDEASTEKAVWFYKHFVKGELHKTNSQTAEMCKLVENSSRDVQIAFANELSMICDKANINVWELIRLANKHPRVNILQPGTGVGGHCIAVDPWFIVSEFPEESKIIRNAREINNYKTEWAIEKLKNAALQFKVDTGKDAKIACMGLAFKPNIDDLRESPALHVAQQLKTDGFNVQFVEPNLKSHSKFNLTSVSEAKETSDIMVFLVAHKEFKGLEIPPQAIVVDFCGILNS; the protein is encoded by the coding sequence ATGGAAAATAAACCCACAGTGGTAATGATGGGGCTTGGCTATATAGGCTTGCCCACAGCAGCGTTAATAGCGAGTAAAAAATTAAATGTTACTGGAGTAGATATTTCTCAAAGTGTCGTTAATACCATAAATGAAGGTAAAATTCACATTGTAGAACCCGAACTTGATGGTTTGGTGCATCATGTTGTTAAGCACGGCTACCTTAAAGCTTCAACAGCACCCATTATAGCAGATGTTTATTTAATAGCTGTACCAACACCTTTTAAAGAAGAGCACGTGCCAGATCTTTCTTATGTTGAAAGTGCGGTTAAAAATATAATTCCTACACTAGAGAAGGGCGCTCTGGTTATTTTGGAATCTACCAGCCCCGTTGGCACGACCCATAAAATCCAAGAAATAATTTTTGAGGAACGCCCCGATTTAAAGGGTGAAATTTTTATTGCCTATTGTCCAGAACGTGTTTTGCCCGGGAATGTAATTTATGAACTGGAACAGAACGATCGCGCAATAGGTGGAATTGATGAAGCATCTACTGAAAAAGCAGTTTGGTTTTATAAGCATTTCGTTAAAGGTGAACTTCACAAAACAAATTCGCAAACGGCCGAAATGTGCAAACTGGTTGAAAATTCATCGCGCGATGTGCAAATAGCTTTCGCAAATGAACTTTCAATGATTTGCGACAAGGCAAACATAAACGTTTGGGAGTTAATCCGATTGGCGAATAAACACCCTCGTGTAAATATCTTACAACCGGGAACGGGTGTTGGCGGCCATTGTATTGCAGTGGATCCATGGTTTATTGTTTCTGAATTTCCAGAGGAATCGAAAATAATTCGAAATGCGCGTGAAATAAACAATTATAAAACCGAATGGGCTATTGAAAAATTAAAAAATGCCGCCCTTCAGTTCAAAGTAGATACCGGTAAAGATGCTAAAATAGCCTGCATGGGCTTGGCTTTTAAACCCAATATAGACGATTTACGCGAATCGCCTGCCCTTCACGTTGCACAACAATTAAAAACCGATGGGTTTAATGTTCAGTTTGTAGAACCAAACCTAAAATCTCACAGTAAATTCAATTTAACTTCAGTTTCAGAAGCTAAAGAAACCAGCGACATTATGGTTTTTTTGGTGGCTCATAAGGAGTTTAAAGGACTAGAGATACCACCTCAAGCTATAGTTGTAGATTTTTGTGGAATATTAAATAGCTAG